Proteins co-encoded in one Klebsiella michiganensis genomic window:
- a CDS encoding transcriptional repressor NsrR (negatively regulates the transcription of genes upregulated by nitrosative stress), whose product MQLTSFTDYGLRALIYMASLPEGRMTNISEVTEVYGVSRNHMVKIINQLSRAGYVMAVRGKNGGIRLGKPAETIRIGDVVRELEPLSLVNCSSEFCHITPACRLKQALAEAVQSFLQELDKHTLADLVDQNQPLYKLLLVE is encoded by the coding sequence GTGCAGTTAACGAGTTTTACTGATTACGGTTTACGTGCTTTGATTTATATGGCTTCTCTTCCCGAAGGGAGGATGACCAATATCTCTGAAGTCACAGAGGTGTACGGTGTGTCCCGTAATCACATGGTGAAAATCATCAATCAACTCAGCCGCGCGGGCTATGTCATGGCCGTGCGAGGAAAAAATGGCGGCATTCGTCTTGGTAAGCCTGCGGAAACGATCCGCATTGGCGACGTGGTGCGCGAGCTGGAGCCGCTCTCATTGGTGAACTGTAGCAGTGAGTTTTGTCATATCACCCCCGCCTGCCGACTCAAACAGGCTTTGGCTGAGGCGGTGCAGAGTTTCCTTCAGGAACTGGACAAGCACACGCTGGCCGACCTGGTGGACCAAAACCAACCGCTCTACAAATTACTGCTGGTGGAATAA